A genomic region of uncultured Roseibium sp. contains the following coding sequences:
- the thiL gene encoding thiamine-phosphate kinase translates to MSKDRPGEFDLIKQFFAPLATDPGSLGLTDDVAVFVPEAGYDLVLTKDVLAADVHFFKDDAPEAIAAKALRVNLSDLAAKGARPRGYLLGLALPSDWTEPWLERFCSGLAADQSAFDVRLLGGDTIRSGNGLQVSITAIGQVAAGRTVRRSGAKPGDVLFVTGTIGDAAAGLKIRMSDRFSAENKLTAAQERHLRDRYLIPMPRLALADLLTEFASASMDISDGLFADSAHIATASGVDLEIELAQIPLSPALQKLQSTSRDIFTACLNGGDDYEILAAVPMAEANTFQAKAASAGCPVTAIGAVVEGRGNVNCREDGTLFAWHDKGGFTHF, encoded by the coding sequence ATGTCGAAAGACCGTCCCGGCGAATTCGACCTGATCAAGCAGTTTTTCGCGCCGCTGGCCACCGATCCGGGCAGTCTGGGACTGACCGATGATGTCGCGGTTTTTGTGCCGGAGGCCGGATACGACCTGGTCCTGACGAAGGACGTGCTTGCGGCCGACGTGCACTTTTTCAAGGACGATGCACCGGAGGCGATCGCGGCCAAGGCTCTCAGGGTGAACCTCTCGGACCTCGCGGCCAAGGGCGCCCGGCCGCGCGGATACCTTCTCGGTCTGGCGCTGCCCTCCGACTGGACAGAGCCCTGGCTCGAACGGTTCTGCTCGGGACTGGCCGCGGATCAATCGGCTTTCGATGTCCGGCTGCTCGGCGGAGACACGATCCGCTCCGGCAACGGCCTGCAGGTTTCCATCACCGCGATCGGCCAGGTCGCGGCCGGACGGACGGTCCGGCGCTCGGGTGCGAAACCGGGCGATGTCCTTTTCGTCACGGGCACGATCGGCGATGCGGCTGCGGGCCTCAAGATACGCATGAGCGACCGGTTCTCCGCGGAAAACAAGCTGACGGCCGCTCAGGAACGTCATCTGCGCGACAGGTACCTCATCCCAATGCCCCGGCTTGCCTTGGCCGATCTCCTGACCGAATTCGCGTCGGCATCCATGGACATTTCGGACGGTCTGTTTGCGGACAGCGCTCACATTGCGACTGCTTCCGGGGTGGATCTCGAGATAGAGCTTGCGCAAATTCCCCTCTCGCCGGCCCTGCAGAAGCTGCAATCGACCTCCCGTGACATCTTCACTGCTTGCCTGAACGGCGGCGACGATTATGAAATCCTGGCGGCCGTTCCCATGGCCGAAGCAAATACGTTTCAGGCAAAGGCGGCATCGGCAGGTTGTCCGGTAACGGCAATCGGCGCCGTTGTCGAAGGCCGGGGGAATGTGAACTGCCGAGAAGACGGGACGCTTTTCGCTTGGCACGACAAAGGCGGCTTCACGCATTTCTGA
- a CDS encoding MFS transporter, whose protein sequence is MTTAHPEYLVDDHLAKRNALLLSMAQALGGASASIVIATGPLVGYMMLDQDKSLATLPVSAMVLGTAFGTIPAGMIMRRFGRRAGFTGAAILGVLSGLLASFAVFRDNFLLFSLACSMGGFAGAFVQQYRFAAADTASDVFKPKAISWVLAGGVLAGIVGPQTVIATKDMFAPIMFAGTYLAQAGLALVSLFLLAFIRIPKPPVQSRTQAGGRPLRKIMAQPRFIVAVACGICSYALMSLVMTATPLAMIACGLSETDAALGIQWHVLAMFGPSFFTGSLIARYGKERIVSIGLSLLAGCSVVALMGIELAHFWTALVLLGLGWNFGFIGATAMLTDTYRPEERNMVQAVNDFLVFGFVAAASFSSGALLNAFGWETVNVLVFPFVVLCIGLLVWLVLAERKAVTTA, encoded by the coding sequence ATGACCACCGCGCACCCGGAATACTTAGTTGATGATCACCTTGCGAAACGCAACGCCCTCTTGCTGTCGATGGCCCAGGCTCTTGGCGGGGCATCGGCGTCGATCGTGATCGCGACGGGCCCGCTGGTCGGTTACATGATGCTCGATCAGGACAAGTCCCTCGCCACGCTGCCCGTGTCCGCGATGGTTCTGGGAACCGCGTTCGGGACGATACCGGCCGGAATGATCATGCGCAGGTTCGGCCGCAGGGCGGGCTTCACCGGCGCGGCGATTCTCGGGGTGCTTTCCGGACTGCTTGCGTCTTTCGCGGTGTTCCGGGACAACTTCCTCTTGTTCTCGCTGGCCTGTTCGATGGGCGGTTTCGCCGGGGCTTTCGTGCAGCAATACCGTTTCGCCGCCGCAGACACCGCGAGCGATGTGTTCAAACCCAAGGCGATCTCCTGGGTTCTGGCCGGAGGCGTGTTGGCAGGCATCGTCGGTCCACAGACAGTGATCGCGACAAAGGACATGTTTGCGCCGATCATGTTCGCCGGCACCTATCTGGCGCAGGCCGGACTGGCGCTTGTGTCGCTCTTTCTGCTCGCCTTCATCAGGATACCGAAGCCACCGGTTCAAAGCAGGACGCAGGCCGGCGGACGGCCTCTGCGAAAGATAATGGCGCAGCCCAGGTTCATTGTCGCGGTTGCCTGCGGGATCTGTTCCTATGCTCTCATGAGCCTCGTCATGACCGCGACGCCGCTTGCCATGATCGCCTGCGGCTTGTCGGAGACAGACGCGGCACTCGGCATCCAGTGGCACGTGCTGGCCATGTTCGGACCGAGTTTCTTCACAGGTAGTCTTATTGCGCGGTACGGCAAGGAACGGATCGTTTCGATCGGCCTGAGCCTTCTTGCCGGCTGTTCGGTCGTGGCCCTGATGGGGATTGAGCTGGCGCATTTCTGGACCGCGCTGGTCCTGCTCGGGCTGGGCTGGAACTTCGGTTTCATAGGTGCCACGGCCATGCTGACCGATACCTACCGGCCGGAGGAACGCAACATGGTTCAGGCCGTGAACGATTTTCTGGTGTTCGGTTTTGTCGCCGCGGCCTCGTTTTCCTCCGGAGCGCTGCTCAACGCGTTCGGATGGGAAACGGTCAATGTTCTCGTTTTTCCGTTCGTTGTGCTTTGCATCGGATTGCTTGTCTGGCTGGTCTTGGCTGAAAGAAAAGCAGTTACAACCGCTTAA
- a CDS encoding sodium-translocating pyrophosphatase, protein MIELVIIVVCGLLSIAYGAWAIQSVMAADAGNARMQEIAGAIQEGASAYLNRQYTTIAIVGAVVFVLAWILLSGPAAIGFAIGAVLSGAAGYIGMMVSVRANVRTAQAASQSLGAGLEIAFKAGAVTGLLVAGLALLGVAVYYAILTGMMGYEATDRTVIDALVSLGFGASLISIFARLGGGIFTKGADVGGDLVGKVEAGIPEDDPRNPATIADNVGDNVGDCAGMAADLFETYAVTVVATMVLASIFFTGEAATDLMLLPLLIGASCVVTSIIGTFFVKLGENNSIMGALYKGFIATSVLSAVALAVIVFGWLGSGTEYTTSGGASFTGFDLFVCGIVGLLVTGLIIWVTEYYTGTEYRPVKSIAQASVTGHGTNVIQGLAVSLEATALPAIIIIAGILVTYSFAGLFGIAIAVTTMLALAGMVVALDAFGPVTDNAGGIAEMADLPAEVRTTTDALDAVGNTTKAVTKGYAIGSAGLGALVLFAAYTEDLKYFSSTAEEGSIFAGINVDTLFTLSNPYVVAGLLFGGLLPYLFGGISMTAVGRAAGAVVEEVRRQFKEKPGIMEGTERPDYGRAVDMLTKAAIREMIIPSLLPVLSPIFVFYVVRAVATPADAFAALGAMLLGVIVTGLFVAISMTAGGGAWDNAKKSFEDGFTDKDGVTHEKGSEAHKASVTGDTVGDPYKDTAGPAVNPMIKITNIMALLLLAILAH, encoded by the coding sequence ATGATCGAGCTTGTCATCATTGTTGTTTGTGGCCTCTTGTCCATTGCGTATGGCGCGTGGGCGATCCAGTCCGTCATGGCGGCGGATGCGGGAAATGCCCGCATGCAGGAAATCGCCGGAGCGATTCAGGAAGGGGCCAGTGCCTATCTCAACAGGCAATACACAACCATCGCCATCGTCGGCGCGGTTGTTTTCGTGCTCGCGTGGATACTGCTGTCCGGGCCCGCGGCAATCGGTTTTGCCATCGGGGCCGTCCTTTCAGGAGCTGCCGGTTACATCGGCATGATGGTCTCGGTTCGTGCCAATGTGCGCACGGCGCAGGCAGCCAGTCAGAGCCTTGGTGCCGGGCTGGAAATCGCCTTCAAGGCCGGTGCCGTTACCGGCCTTTTGGTCGCGGGCCTGGCGCTGCTGGGTGTCGCCGTCTATTACGCCATCCTGACAGGCATGATGGGATACGAGGCGACAGACCGCACGGTTATCGATGCGCTCGTCTCATTGGGCTTCGGTGCCTCGCTGATTTCGATCTTCGCACGTCTTGGCGGTGGTATCTTCACCAAGGGCGCTGACGTCGGTGGCGATCTTGTCGGCAAGGTCGAAGCGGGTATCCCGGAGGATGATCCGCGCAACCCCGCGACCATCGCCGACAACGTCGGCGACAATGTCGGTGACTGTGCAGGCATGGCGGCCGACCTGTTCGAGACCTATGCCGTGACCGTTGTTGCAACCATGGTTCTGGCGTCGATCTTCTTCACCGGCGAAGCCGCGACGGACCTGATGCTGCTGCCGCTTCTGATCGGTGCAAGCTGCGTCGTGACCTCGATCATCGGGACCTTCTTCGTCAAACTTGGCGAAAACAACTCGATCATGGGTGCGCTCTACAAGGGCTTCATCGCGACATCTGTGCTGTCGGCCGTTGCCCTGGCCGTGATTGTATTCGGCTGGCTGGGATCCGGCACCGAATACACCACGTCCGGCGGAGCTTCCTTCACCGGTTTCGATCTGTTCGTGTGCGGTATTGTGGGCCTGCTTGTGACGGGGCTCATCATCTGGGTCACGGAGTACTACACCGGCACGGAATACCGTCCGGTGAAGTCGATCGCCCAGGCATCGGTCACCGGTCACGGCACCAACGTGATCCAGGGTCTCGCAGTTTCCCTGGAGGCGACGGCGCTTCCGGCGATCATCATCATCGCCGGCATCCTGGTGACCTACAGCTTTGCCGGATTGTTCGGCATCGCGATCGCTGTGACCACGATGCTTGCCCTGGCCGGAATGGTCGTGGCGCTTGATGCATTCGGGCCGGTCACCGACAACGCGGGCGGCATCGCCGAAATGGCGGATCTTCCTGCGGAAGTGCGCACCACGACGGATGCGCTCGATGCGGTCGGGAACACGACCAAGGCTGTGACGAAGGGCTATGCGATCGGTTCCGCGGGCCTGGGTGCTCTCGTGCTGTTCGCGGCCTACACGGAGGATCTGAAATACTTCTCCAGCACGGCTGAGGAAGGCTCGATCTTCGCAGGCATCAACGTGGACACGCTGTTCACGCTCTCCAACCCCTATGTCGTTGCCGGATTGCTGTTCGGCGGATTGCTGCCGTATCTCTTCGGCGGGATCTCCATGACGGCTGTCGGCCGCGCTGCCGGTGCGGTGGTGGAGGAAGTCCGCCGCCAGTTCAAGGAGAAGCCGGGCATCATGGAGGGCACGGAGCGTCCCGACTACGGGCGTGCCGTGGACATGCTGACCAAGGCAGCGATCCGCGAGATGATCATACCCTCGCTGCTGCCGGTTCTGTCGCCGATCTTCGTGTTCTACGTCGTGCGTGCGGTCGCCACACCGGCGGATGCATTCGCTGCGCTCGGTGCCATGCTGCTCGGCGTTATCGTGACCGGCCTCTTCGTGGCCATCTCGATGACGGCAGGTGGTGGCGCCTGGGACAACGCCAAGAAGTCTTTCGAAGACGGCTTTACCGACAAGGACGGTGTCACTCACGAAAAGGGTAGCGAGGCTCACAAGGCGTCGGTTACGGGCGATACGGTCGGCGATCCCTACAAGGACACGGCCGGTCCCGCAGTCAACCCGATGATCAAGATCACCAACATCATGGCGCTCTTGCTCCTGGCGATCCTGGCACACTGA